Within the Tachysurus fulvidraco isolate hzauxx_2018 chromosome 3, HZAU_PFXX_2.0, whole genome shotgun sequence genome, the region CCCTACTGGCCCAAATACTGTGGAGTGTGTTCAGATGAACGCTGCTGCATCCCTTACAAGTCAAAGACAATCGAGGTGGAGTTTGAGTGTCCCAATGGAGCAGTGTTCACCTGGAAGTACATGTGGATCAACGCATGCTTCTGCAATCTCTCCTGCAGAAACCCCAATGATATTTTTGCTGACCTGGAGCCTTACTATGAGCACAATGAGATCATGAACTGAGACTGAGAGGAGCGATGACCACAGGTTTTCCAGTTTATATTACAGTGTGCTCCACAATTCAGTGCTGCCTGACAGAATCCTTGATTATAAGGCAATTCAACATGTCAAAGCCAGAATCTCTCGTGTGTGTTCAGATAATGCATATGTAGAGTTAATATACATTCTGGGCGGGTATTACCATGTCACAGTCAAATTCTGTGAGTTGGAGAAAATAGGAATCTGGTTTGCACAGTATTTGATTTTACATCAGCAAAACCACATTATATAGTGCTAGaaagtatttaaaatttccaAATGACATAAACTTTGGGAGGATTTTTCCTTCTCATTTGGAATGTAGTTTGGTTGGAAAGTGATTCCTTTGGTATTTTCCAAAGTCTCACAGAGGCACCAGAGGGTTTATGTAATGGAAATGCTGTATAAAATGAATTAGTATGGGATTTTTATATTccttaaagaaaaatgtaatattttgaaACAGTCACAGGTTTTAAGCACACATTTTTATAAGGATATagcagttttgtttttacaaaatgtaGAAACTGTCTTCCTATTTTGTTTCTATTGAGTGGTACTTTTTAAAAGATTATATATTCAGCAAGTTAATCAGACCTGAAAtgtctttaatatatatatatatttcaggtAAGGACGAGTATATGTTTTTACCACATATGTCACAATTTACTTTAATTATACATGTAATGCCAGTTAACTTATTTTCTATATACAATTCAAgatttatgtgaaaaaaaatatctgtttaaTATCCACTGATTAAAGTGGCAGAAAACATGAGTTTTGATTCTTGCCTCTTTATGGAGTGTGTATGCTCTTCTTCTGCTTTGGGTTTCCTTCcccagttcaaagacatgcattattGACTATCTGGTATCTCTAAATGTAGTGAATttgatacatacagtacatggtaCAGAAGATGGATATAGGGATAGCTTGATATATGACAGATTAAATTTCTATAAGAAATTTTAATAACTGGTATAAATGTTAGTTGTACTTATCCCTTTCATTACTGGGAACTTTTTTGTAGTCTCTGctacacaacaataaaaaaaaatcactttcacTTATTCTCTTCAGCACTACAGCATGGCCCATGGCTGTAataagcacatacagtatgtttatggAGACATTCTGTATGCAGTGATTTCCCCAACACATCCTATTAGGTGagtatttttcattttgcagGCTGCAGTTGCAGTTTGTTGAGCTTCTGACCCACCGGAAGAGCTGTCTTTTTCAATAATCTATTGCATTTAACTGAAGTTCTGTTGGTCAAATATTACAGTAAAGGTTTCaatttaaaaactaaattaattaagccttttttttggGAGAAAGATCTTTATACAACATTGAAACAATACAGGCTTATGTGCATATGTAATTGGGCTTTATATAACCTCCATGTGACCAATTTTCTGCAAATGTTGAAAATTTGATTACAAATATAACTGAATTTCTAAAACAGTCCATTgagatttttctttcatattgttTGCTATGAAAGCATTTGTTTTTGGTTATATGGGTTGCAAATTGTAAAAAAGATTGGTTCTCCTGCTTTAGCATTCATAAAAAGTATAACACACCtaacaaaaaacacattcatcCATGTAAAATAGATAGAATCCATAAGCATTTTGCTAAATAAATCTAAACTGCTTGTATAATGCAGTCTCTGCTTACAACACTGCAATCACATAATTTATAGCCTAGGTTATTTGAAGCTGAGTGAAACTAAGAATGAAGGATGAGGAAATGGTTGATATCATCGGGTTCTTCATGAAGGATGTATGTAAATACATTAACAGTGGTGCCTTTAGCAGTACACCTGACTTGGTTGTGTTGTTCACAATAATCTCAGCTCTGTGCTGCTGTCAGAGTCATTGTCTATGGATATGCTGGTGTGACAATGTCCATGCTGCTCCTCTCCAGTGGACTTGTGACTCTGAACAGCCTCGACAGAGGAGATGCTGCTGCCAGAGACAGTGCGGGAGCGTGACAGGCGGGTCATGCCAACTGTGGGAACTGACAAAGAATACAAATGATATTACAGTGAGGAAATTTCTGATAGATGAACCATTTAAAACGTACAAATAAAGTTTATATGCTGACATGACATGACGTGAATTCCTCCCAATTTAAATAATGTGCTTCCAGATAAGTAATCTAGAACCTGGGCCACACTTTATCTATCTTTAACCTCCTAAAAATCTGCTCTTAGATGCCAACTTTACTTACTATATCCCAGTCCCTGAATGAAGTACTTAAAGGCCTCTGCTAGCTTGGCGGGCtaaaaggaaaaggaaacagTGGATAAAGTAAATACATGTATCTATCAATGTCAATGGAAATTAGGACACTTTAATTTCCAAGTGGATCCAAACCTGATCAACCTGAGGAAGGCCTCCACAGTCAGCCATCTACATCAGTGAGagcaaaaaagtacaaaaataatatatataaaacacgaTGCTACTGCTATGAATTATAAGCAGTATAAATATCAACAATAACAAATGAGCAGAAAAGGAAAATATCAGTTTAATGTCCAAATGAATTAAGAAAGaacttaaatgtttaatatattatttactgcAAATGAAGGGGAAAGTCATGAAAAGGCAGCTCCTGACCTTAAGTAGGGTGTTTTTTGTTGGATTCATTCTTGAATTGAAGTCAACctgcaaagaaaaatattactgcccaacacttatttgtatattacaatatattcaTTGAATGATGTTCATTCAAAACAATGTTTATATAAGAAATAATCAGCATGTACCACAGCATCAACAGCAGGAGAGCTATCTCCTACAACCAGAAGAGTTGGGCACCTAGATGAACAAAGAACTGTTCAGTAAAAAGTgcaggaaaaagaagaagacaataaaatatgattCAGGCTGAAACAGAAACATTGAAAAACATTTGACTTACTTCAGGGTCTTCACATTGAGGTTTCCACCTGGAGGAGGTCTCTCAACATCCAGATTCCTTCGACTAAACGGCAGATCAGAATAAAGAGAAGTGAAAGTTTCCTGAAAAAatcttttattgtaattttaccGATCTCCTGATCACAGAGTGGGGAAAACAGGACATATCAACAAATGGCAAAATATACCAGATTTTTGTGGTACCTGTTATAGGACTTGACAAACAGCTCCAAGTTTCTCTGGTTAATGTTGTTTAGGATGTGATGCCGAAAGGTTGCTATCAGGTCATGGTTGTTGTGAATTTCCTCCTGTCATATTTCCATATAGTCGTATAATCAgtaccaaataaataaagatgcttCAAATAACAATATATGTGAAGAAGGCTTTCTTCAATTGTTTGAATGGACACTTTgtagagaataataataatatgaaatcgTTGACATTTTAATGTCACAAGTGTTCTGTCTTACATTTCCAAACAGGTGGGTGATGATCATATTAGGAACATTATGTGTCCAGCCAGAGATCTGTGGGAAGAATCAGCTTGCTTTAAATCACTGAAGTACATGTATGTTTGAAAAAGACACATATCTAACACTCTTGAAATTAAACTCTATGTTCAATGTGTGTCATCATAAGCATTCTTTTGCAAGATATTCTGACAGTTTGGTGACTTTCCACTGTCTTTCCTTTCTGTAAAACTAAtagtttaaagaaaaatgtttaggAGCTGATTGTATGTGAGGGTTTATGACTGATTGTAGCCTGTATGGACCGCCGCACCTTATGTGCTGCCCAGTCCATCCAGTCTTCTGCCTGAGCATCAATGTTGATCAGAACAAGACCCTCAACCAGTTCAGGATGGTTTAGCTGTGAGAAAAGATCAACAGATCCCCCAAAACCAATaagttaatttaaaatgtttaacaaattCAAAAAAGGCAGTTAAGGTTTTcaacataaaattaaattattaagaATGTATTTATAGTAAGAGGAAGATTCTTGTGTATTTATAGCCATcatgtttattataattaaaggaTTATGTTATGGATCAAGACTGGGTTACATTTCTGATTTAGCAGTGCAACTTACAGCAAACTGTGCAAGGATGTAGGCTCCAGCCCCAACTGCCATTCCAATAATGCTCGTAATACTATAGAAAGCAAATgcagatattatattataataaaaaaaagtgtctgaTATTATAAGCTGGATCTGatatcatttaatcatttttttgcaCACTTACTCATAATGCTGGAGCACAATAGGGATAGTCTCAGAGAGCTGGTCCATTGAGGGGTAGGTGGATCTACAAAAGGTTAAATGCACTGGTTAAATATATGACGTTATACAATAGCAATAGCTGAAACATTAACAGTTTTCATTTTCAAGACGAGGACACAAATAAaagccattttttattttgaaatgtctaTTGCAAATATATTGTTGTTACAGAGGTGTATAATATtttctaaattaaattttaaatgtcattttactCGATTAAACATCAGCCAATTATCTGTTTATGAGCTGTTTCAACATCATACCAAAAcagaacatactgtaaaaaTACAGAGAACATAATCATTGTAGGACCTTGAAGCTGATCGTACATTACAACCAGAAATGCAACCACTGTGCTTTAgaattatatatgtattagTCTTAATGcttaaaacaagtaaaatattatattataatataactgTGACAATTAATATAAATTCATGCAATTTCTGCCTTCAAAGTAATttactgtattaaaaaatattaataatcttaattgttgtttatgtttctgagcaaacttttctaatatttcttattttaagaGTATTGCTAAATGTAATACTATAGGCCTATAGTTTATTCAAAATAGTTTCACTTGcaaaaatgtcatattttgcATTGTAGATTAGTTTAAGCTTAAACATAGCAGTTAGTCACCCTGTGGGGATAGTGCTAGCATCTTCCTGTTGCCCTGGTGCATTGATGTGGCACACAGAGAAATACTGTGTGATTTCCAGCATGTCCTCATGGGTGAACAGATTGCTGAAGCAGGTCTTATCTGCACAGGATCACACAGAGTCATtacatcattaaatatttaaatatatatattcctcAATCAAACATCTGCAATGTTGAAAAAGTTGGAGAGGAACAGGgaacagatgagagagaaagagaaagagagaaagagagagagagagagagagagagagagagagagagagagagagagagagagagagagagagagagagacagaatctTACGGTTTAGTCCGATGTCATGGTAGGTCAGGATAACAGGTCGGTTTCCCCTAGCAATACCTTGCATGGTGCACTGCACGATACCGTATGGAGTCTCCACATTATCTTTCTATAGGAGCAAAGCTAGTGTTTAACAATACTATAGTATTTAGGCTAGTTATAAATCCTGTGTAAAGAGGAGGGATTTTTAAACAACTGGGGTTTTGCATACAGGAAAGCTAGAAATTTACTTAAGGAATGTGCCATATATGAGGTTTTAAAAGTTAAGAATGACAAGAGACATATTGCCACAAGCTAAAAGATTAGCTATGTTGCATGCTACACAAAGTGGCAAATTAAGACTATAGTCATTTCTCAACTAAATGGTTTGTTGAACTACCTTGCAAGATGCAAATACCTAGGTTCTAATAAACCTGTCTAGTTTTAAGTGTTTCGAGTTAAGTTAAGACTTTCCTCATCCCTCTCCTAATAAGAATAAGATGGTTTATACGTTTTGACTCGATCATACacataaacatttatgttttattttgtaatgctCTATCAATCATATATTATTGGTAAAAACGTTTGGCTCTCACTTTGAATTAAATTCAACATCACAATCAGAAAGTTCAGTTCACACAAAGTTTCCATACACTTAACATGTCttagaaaaaaattgtgaaaaggTTTTATGAgcacaaaaaaaagttcaaaacttgagaatataataaaaaaacctaaGTATAAGAAATGTTCTTAGTAAGAAATATTAAGCTAGAGCATGGCACTGGATATATACATGCAACAAAAAAGAGGGATAAATAGGAATAAAACTCACAGAAACTTTAACCTTAGTGATGGAGCAGTGCTCAGAGTTCTCTAGTACCATTCTTGCTGctgttgtattaaataaatcagtacCATCCACTCTGCTGTAATggttgaatgtgtattgagctgGATTTTAAAGCCCTTTGTTTACAATGTGGTCCCTGCCCCCAGCCTACTTTGCATTTTGACCAGAAGACAGCAGAGTAATTCTCATGCAAATTAGAGTACAaggacaaaatattttatttcttcttcttcttcttcttcttcttcttcttcttcttcttcttcttcttcttattattattattattattattattattattattatcaatcaAGGAGTTAATTTCgcatcaaaagaaaaaaaaactgtaagaaaAGAACCAATGTAGATACAATACTCAACATTCGTGTGATGTGAatattgttgtaaaaaaaaaaaagagcaaaactgAAACGTGTATTTGATACGTGGGTGCAAAAGGTGAGATATCAGCTTTGTAGCTGACACAATGGAGCCCGACAGTATTGTGTTAATCAGCTTGATTCCATCAGTGATAGGCGTGTTTTATCGGATGGAGGACGAGCTGTACGTGCTGCATGTGGTGAAGCAGGATAAACAAATGGAGCTCCTCACGTCTCCACACGTGTCCTCGCCAGTCTTCTGTAGAACCGGTGCGGATCAAAAAGATTCGTTTAAAGATTCGATTCGTTCTACAAATCTTAGTTAACTCAGTTAACttagtttattaatttcatttatgtgtgtgattttaaaaattgtaaaaatagaCCTCACAAATCCAAAACTTTTACTCATAAGTATGAAATTGCAATTGtgaatatttctaaatattatataaatatatatatttttaatatcatataaataGCAATAGATAAAACAGTGAAGGAAAAGGTAAGCGTTTAATAacgtgattaattaattaaaaaataattattctataataataaattcaataaacaaCAGCAAGAAGAATACCAtggaatgtaatgtaatgtaacatcTGTGTAAATATCATACtgtattacaataaatattttaaacactaGATGGcgcacgtctctctctctctctctctctctctctctctctctctctctctctctcacacacacacacacacacacacacacacacacacacacacacacacacacacacacttatccttCTTCgttcaaaaaaaaagtaaaaaaaaaaaaatgcaatataaCAGAAGACACCACCCAAATCAGTGCACTGTATAGAGTTAATTTAGTTTCATATCATTTCCCAGAACATTAATGTTCTGACTGAATCCCAGATCACCTGTGGATATTTAATGCAATACATtctctgtaaaacaaaaaacaaaaaacaaacaaaaaaataattattaaataaaaacaaacgttcaggattacagaaataaaaatggtcTAACTTGTCACTATTCTAGCTCCATGCTGTTGTGCTACACTGTGTACAGTACACGTTGACCACGCCCACTCTTGCGCTCGAGGTGAA harbors:
- the ndrg1b gene encoding protein NDRG1b isoform X1, which codes for MVLENSEHCSITKVKVSKDNVETPYGIVQCTMQGIARGNRPVILTYHDIGLNHKTCFSNLFTHEDMLEITQYFSVCHINAPGQQEDASTIPTGSTYPSMDQLSETIPIVLQHYDITSIIGMAVGAGAYILAQFALNHPELVEGLVLINIDAQAEDWMDWAAHKISGWTHNVPNMIITHLFGNEEIHNNHDLIATFRHHILNNINQRNLELFVKSYNSRRNLDVERPPPGGNLNVKTLKCPTLLVVGDSSPAVDAVVDFNSRMNPTKNTLLKMADCGGLPQVDQPAKLAEAFKYFIQGLGYIPTVGMTRLSRSRTVSGSSISSVEAVQSHKSTGEEQHGHCHTSISIDNDSDSSTELRLL
- the ndrg1b gene encoding protein NDRG1b isoform X2; this translates as MQGIARGNRPVILTYHDIGLNHKTCFSNLFTHEDMLEITQYFSVCHINAPGQQEDASTIPTGSTYPSMDQLSETIPIVLQHYDITSIIGMAVGAGAYILAQFALNHPELVEGLVLINIDAQAEDWMDWAAHKISGWTHNVPNMIITHLFGNEEIHNNHDLIATFRHHILNNINQRNLELFVKSYNSRRNLDVERPPPGGNLNVKTLKCPTLLVVGDSSPAVDAVVDFNSRMNPTKNTLLKMADCGGLPQVDQPAKLAEAFKYFIQGLGYIPTVGMTRLSRSRTVSGSSISSVEAVQSHKSTGEEQHGHCHTSISIDNDSDSSTELRLL